TAATATCAGCGCGCGTGGTTTCATCTGCCGTGGCAGTCAGCGCCATCACCGGCACATTCGGTAAAGAATGGCGTAATTGACCTAATAAACGATATTCAGGACGGAAATCGTGGCCCCATTGGGAAATACAGTGTGCTTCATCTACCGCCAGTAAGGTGATATCCCAGCTGCCAATTTGCTGAATAAAATAGTCGGTCAATAAACGCTCTGGTGCCACATACAGAAGTTTGATTTTCCCCTGAGCGCATAATTCCATGATTTGGCGCTGTTCTAGAGGGGTTTGTGAGGAATTCAAACAAGCCGCTTCAACGCCGTGTAACTTGAGTTGATCGACTTGATCCTTCATTAAAGAGATTAAAGGTGATACCACCAGCGTAATGCCTTGTTTGACCAACGCAGGTACTTGGTAGCAGAGCGATTTCCCTCCCCCCGTTGGCATCAAGACTAAGCAATCACGACCATCAAGAATCCCGCCAATAACAGCGTCTTGCCCCGGACGAAAGGATTGGTAACCAAACGTGCTATTGAGCACATTTTCAGCCAGTGAAAGTTGATTGATAACGCAAGCGGTAGACACGGATTTCCTCTAGAGGTTGAAACAAATAGCTGCCCGAAAAGAGCAGCTATTAGCAAGATATTACCCTGAAATGACTGGGATGTCTGCCCAGATCACATGATATCGTTAAGCATCACACCGATACCAAAACGTGTTTGGCGATAGTCATAGTCTATCATCGACTCACCATAACCACTAAACAGTTGGGTATATAAACGCACATGTTTCGTCATTGGATAGCTCCAGCCCAGCTCCGCATTGCCATAGCCAGAGTTCCAGTTATAGTGACCAGCTGCTGAAATAACGCTATCCCCAAGCGCATACCCCACTTTTACGCGGTAATAGCCGAGATATTTATTAATGTCTGGGTTGTCATCGCTGCTTTCGCTTTCAGGAATGCGATACCACGGTTTTAACTCAACTTGCCAGTTATCATTCTGCGCCATGGCTCGGGCATAAATACGGTTCCAACTGCGAGATGTTGGATCGGAGCGACCGTTTGATTCATGGTTAAAGCCCGTTTCGAATTCGCGTAACGTCCAGCCCGCAAATTGGTTATCTAGTGCCCAACCAACAAAAATCTGTGGTTCATAGTTGGTTTCACGAAATGGCGAAGATTCTTTCTTATTACTAAGTTGCCACCAAGAACGCTGTGTATAAGATGCCGCGAGAACCGAGTTTTCCCCCGCAATACCACGCCAAATAGGAAACGCCAAGCTCAATTGGAATTTCACTTCATCTTTCAGTGCATCATTACCCCAATCATAACTCTCGATGGCCTTCTTATTTATTGAAGACGTATAGGTATAAATGATGTAATTGGGTTCATAAGGATACAAAACGAATGGGTTATCATAATTTTGCAGTAACCCCGAAATAATACTTCCGCGAACGGGTGTATGATTTTCAGTATCCTGCTGTGCCGGTTCGTTGGTATTGTCAGATGCAAAAAGTGAAACAGACCAGAAACAGAGCACAGAACTCAACAACATTTGTAAAGCGCGCATTTGCCATTCCTATTTCAACTGCGGTGAAAAAATTTGTCTCATTTTACACCGAAAAATGGTCAACCGTTGAAAGATTATTCATTT
The Providencia alcalifaciens DNA segment above includes these coding regions:
- the pldA gene encoding phospholipase A, which produces MRALQMLLSSVLCFWSVSLFASDNTNEPAQQDTENHTPVRGSIISGLLQNYDNPFVLYPYEPNYIIYTYTSSINKKAIESYDWGNDALKDEVKFQLSLAFPIWRGIAGENSVLAASYTQRSWWQLSNKKESSPFRETNYEPQIFVGWALDNQFAGWTLREFETGFNHESNGRSDPTSRSWNRIYARAMAQNDNWQVELKPWYRIPESESSDDNPDINKYLGYYRVKVGYALGDSVISAAGHYNWNSGYGNAELGWSYPMTKHVRLYTQLFSGYGESMIDYDYRQTRFGIGVMLNDIM